Below is a genomic region from Kryptolebias marmoratus isolate JLee-2015 linkage group LG12, ASM164957v2, whole genome shotgun sequence.
AGGCTCGCCGTTATCTGCTCTGTTCTGCAGACTCTGGGACACCAGCCAGACCGATGCCATCTCAAGGAGAAGGACGCAACAAAATGGCAGGAAATTCCTACTGGGTTTCTCACAAGCAGAAggaattcttaaaaaaaaaaaaaacaggctacTGGGCTGGTCCATTTAAATTATTCTCACCATCCAGTAATCCAGTCAGTGGAGCACGGGACcattaaagaaagcaaaacaaaagggaaTAAGAGAAAATCTGAAACCATACAAGAACTGAACCTGTTTATGAACATGCTGGCCTTGATTTATACAAGCATGAAAATAGAAATGTTGTCAGTTTTCTCAGCATATTTCTAGTTTCACAATGTTTCCAAAAGAATATTACCTTTTATTTGACACAATAAGCCATTCAAAATGGTTACCATATCAAGTGatttttattgtacatttaaTGGTTTGTCATAAACACAGTCTGAATTTGCTCAGGCTTGTTAGGATTTCCAAGAAAAGAAGAGTTCAGGGAGAGCCGCGCCGACATAAAACTAGTTCTCTGAGGCCATCTAGTGAAAACTCCCTGTTCTGCACAAGACTTCTCTTCTGGGGATGTTTCAAACCACAGTAATAAAGAAAGATGATCTAAGatgtgaaaaaggaaaatgtttacaTGTAGTTTGTGCTCTTAGTGGAAGATAAATGTGACTTGCATGTTCTTTTTTTGAACTGTCATAATCCCAAACAACTTTAACAGAGgataaacacaattaaaagaGATTTTTCACTgagctttcttctttttgcctgtgtttcATTTTAAGGTTTATATCGTGGACTTTAATCcttaaggaaaaaacaaaatttaacttgtatttgcatttttctggCTTTAAACTGTATAGACATTCAAATCATTGTACAtttagagaatttttttttgtgtatgaaCTTGATTTAGAGTTAACTCTGAATGCTGTTCACTTTTTACATGTAATAGATTCCCTCAATACCaactgtttagcttttagctagcattctgctatgtttagctgttagctagctttttgctacttttagttagctaCTTGCTAGTTTTAGGTTTatctaaccttttgctacttttatccaGGCTTTTGCTGCCCTAGCTTTGCCAGTTCAGGCTCAGTTTCTTCAGTACatttcagcattcacactgcattatTATTTGTGTTGCTAGAAGTTTAACAATCCAGACCCAAACTAAGCCCTGTTTCCCACACATCCCTCCCAAAACAACCAAAGGAAACTCTCCAACAAGGGCATGAGAAAAACGGAGCGACTCCAGGTGGCTGATAACAGGCAGATGTTCAGGATTAAAGAGCCTTGTGATAATCTGAGAAGGTTTTTCACAAGTCTCCATCCACATCGTCTGGCTCATTTTGTGTTGATTGTGCTTTGCTCGCgctgctttcttttcttttcaccgGGGACACTTTTGAACAAAGCTCCATGGACAAGAAGGTGGTGCTGATCACCGGCTGCTCTTCTGGGATTGGTCTCAGTTTGGCTGTCCGGCTGGCCTCTGACCCCAACAAGGCATTCAAAGGTAACCACAGCTGGCATGATTCAGTCATGATGCTAATCCATTACCTTACTGCTTAAATATGACAGTTAAGAGATTTTGCACTGGTTCAAAATTCTGTCATGGTTTACatgcatttctgttttagtcCAAAATGTGAGTCCTTGTTTTGCATGAAGTAAAATTTGCCACTAAGTGCTGCATTCTGTTTAGTCTATGCCACAATGAGGGACCTGACCAAGAAGGAACGTCTCTTAGAGTGTGTAAAAGGCCTGCACCAGGATACCTTAGAAATACTTCAAATGGACGTGACCGACCGGCAGTCCATCCTGAAGGCTCGAGACAGGGTTGTGGAGAGACGAGTGGACATTCTAGGTATGCTCAGATTCGATTAGGCAGAACAGGGCGCAGTTTTCACATATGAATGAGATATTTTCTCAATATTTTCAGTGTGTAACGCTGGTGTGGGTTTAATGGGGCCACTGGAGCTGCAGTCTTTGGACTCAATGAGGCATATTCTGGAAGTCAACCTCTTTGGGACCATTCAGACCATTCAGGCCTTCCTATCAGAGATGAAAGCTCAGGGCCAGGGACGCATTCTGGTCACCGGCAGCACCGGAGGACTTCATGGTGAGATaaagaaatgagtaaaaaaacatgttctttttttatttttaatattttcatggAAATCCTATTGGTTGATTCTTGTAACCATACATTAACTTTCCTAAACAACCCATTTAAATGCTTTGAAAGGTCTCCCTTTCAACGAGGTGTACTGCGCCAGCAAATTTGCAATCGAGGGAGTGTGTGAGAGTCTGGCTGTCCTTCTGCAGCACTTTAATATTCAGTAAGCTTTCCTGAAACCTAtctttttatgaaaaacaaataacactCAGGATAGCCCAACAactgcatgttttattctgtagcGTGAGTCTGATCGAGTGTGGTCCAGTCAACACCAACTTCCTGGTTAACCTGCAGAAGGCGGAGCTTGGGGATCCAGCTCTCCAACAGGTCGATGCCCAAACACTCAGCCTGTACGAAAAATATCTGCAGCACTGCAGCTCTGTTTTCCAAAATGCTGCTCAGGACACTGAAGACATTGTGAAGGTGTGTCTGACTTTGTGATAGTTGAAGTACATCCCGTCTGTTGCCAGTAGATCTAGATTTGAGTTAGTCTACTTCCTGTTAGAAGTACATCCAAAACAACTTACGTATATCCAAAAATATTACAGATAACAAATAATTTCCTCCAAACTTTCCAAGGTCCGACGTGCTGATACAGTAACACTGCCtgctcttgtgtttgttttgtcttcaagGTATTTCTAGCTGCCATCCAGTCAACCAGCCCTGCGTTCAGATACTTCACCAACGGTACCACGCCGCCTCTGACCGAACTGAAGGTCACAGATCCAGATGGAACACAATTCATCAGAAATATGAGCAAGGTCATTTTTTCAGCCGAGGAACAGTAACATTGTTTGTAACAttcattgtttctctgcagacatTAAGGTTTGTGTGTAAAGATTCATATCAGctcttctaattttagctcactaaGCGGAGTTCACGGTGGGGAGAGAAGCtccatgttctgtttttatgcatCGCTTCTCTCTGTTGAGGAAATGTTTATGTTCTGAGTCATGCCACATTCTTTGCATTCCTCTTGGTTAATACTGCGCTCGTCACAGTTTGCATACATTCTCTGATATTGTTGTTTCCagaagaatttttaaaaatatgttgttaaaattgaaacattaaaaaagaatgtGTGCAAATATTGGTTTGCTATTTTaagcacataaaaaataacattgccCTTCCTTTCCATTGTCTGCTTAAATATGTGCcctaaaaatagtttttacaaaaaatacatttaggaagaaaataaaaaaacatttaaaaatgaatcaaactgaCTTGGTTTACTTTTTGCATGTTGCAAcaataaacagagaaaagtcaagtttattttacatgtttttgttttttattttttgtacttttttaccTACAAGTGAGttatttctctgctcttttACTGTATATACCTAAGAggtaatacaaaaataaattatgtatgGCTATCAAATTCTTCCACTTCAATACAGGGTTCATAAGAAAAATTAGCTGCATTAGAAAAGATATCTCATGCATTAGGTCAGTGATATTCTTTATGTTTACTGAGTCGCAAGTATGTTGAGCACAAAATTTAAATGGCAACTTTTCAAATCCCTGACAAATACACTGCGTGACATCGTTGTTTATCAATTAAAGTGAAATCCATGAGAGTCCTGTGGCAAGAAATCAACCAAAACACGCAAAATCCAAAGAAATCCAGTAGAAATCACATcctaatgtaataaaaacaggtttttaccCAAAACTTTCTGTCTTAACAGAAATCTCAAaggttttgaaagaaaaaggaaagaaatatttGTGTAATATTAGCTGTTACAGAATACAGGGATTATATCAGCTCATGCCACTTTCGGGGATCAGAGTCTGAAGGAGCAGAGCTCCAGCTGGAACAGCACCAGGTCTCTTTGTGATGTTAAATTTAACCCGGGATGAGCGTGTTCTCCTGTAACATGAGACCGGTTATCTTGTCTGTACATCTAAGTCTTACGTATCTGACCTGTTTTAGGCAGGACTGATTAAGGCTCCTAAATCCTTCCCAGATCAGGTGCTCTAATTCCTCTCTGAGGATCTTTTTTTGGCTCCAGCACCGCCGACAGGTTTGGCTCTGTTGCCACACAGCCTCTTCTTCGTGTCACCTCTGGTTTAATCATTACAGAAGTCCGTTTTATGATGTCTGCCCCTCAGTTGCATCAAAGCCCAAGTTCATCATGTTCAGACCTGGAACTTGCTGGACTCAACCACAAC
It encodes:
- the hsd17b1 gene encoding estradiol 17-beta-dehydrogenase 1 — protein: MDKKVVLITGCSSGIGLSLAVRLASDPNKAFKVYATMRDLTKKERLLECVKGLHQDTLEILQMDVTDRQSILKARDRVVERRVDILVCNAGVGLMGPLELQSLDSMRHILEVNLFGTIQTIQAFLSEMKAQGQGRILVTGSTGGLHGLPFNEVYCASKFAIEGVCESLAVLLQHFNIHVSLIECGPVNTNFLVNLQKAELGDPALQQVDAQTLSLYEKYLQHCSSVFQNAAQDTEDIVKVFLAAIQSTSPAFRYFTNGTTPPLTELKVTDPDGTQFIRNMSKVIFSAEEQ